Genomic segment of Desulfobacteraceae bacterium:
GCATCCAAACCCCCAATTGGCAAAGCGATACGGGTTCACTGTGATCGCTCCGGTCTGGAATTTGACGCGCAAAGTGATGAAAAATGCGTGTGGCCGGAGACTGCTGGGGAGTGATTTTCTCCAAAAATCGCTCAAAAAAGTTGAGCGTTTCATTCCACCGGATCGCGGTATCCTCAACTGGCTGCGGCTGCATGCCCCGAATATCGTCGTGGCCTCACCTTTTATATTCTCCGTCTCAGAGGAACTCGAATACGTAAAAGCGGCCAAATACCTGAAAATCCCTACCCTTGTTGCGGTGCTGAGCTGGGACAACCTGACCACCAAGGGAACTTTTCACATTATGCCGGACATGACGCTTGTGTGGAATGAGGCGTTGGCCGAGGAGGCCGTCAGATTGCACGACGTTCCGCGAACAAAAATTGTCAGCACCGGGGCATTGCCGTTTGATTTCTGGTTCGAAATGCGCCCCTCCATGGATCGCGCATCCTTTTGCAGCCATATCGGCGTGGACCCCGACAGGCCGATCTTGCTCTACCTTTGCTCATCCCCCTACATTGGGCGGGACGAGGTGCCATTTGTTCTGGAATTTGCCCGGATCCTATGCGGGCAGCCGAAAACGCGACCGGTTCAGCTCCTTGTCCGGCCGCACCCGCTGAATGCCGGTATCTGGGATGAGGTGGCCGCCGAGAATATCACCATCTGGCCCAAAAAAGGTGAGTTTGTGGACGTTCCCCAAGCCAAGCAGGATTATTACAACACGATTTATCACGTTGTGGCGGCAATCGGTTTGAACACCAGCGCCTTTCTCGAAACGGCGATCGTTGACCGCCCCTGCATCACCATCATGACCGAACGCTATGCCAACAAGCAGACAGGGCTCGCCCATTTTCAGCACCTGCGCGACGCCGATTTCCTCGAAGTGGCCCGCGGTTTTTCGGAAGCCGCCGAAATCGTCGCCAACATTATCAAAGGCGAAGATGCCAAGGCCGGCCAGAGAGGACGATTCGTGAACAACTTCATCCGCCCCCGGGGGCTTGACAAGCCGGCTTTCGAATTGACGGCCAAGGCCATTCAGGCGACCGCTCGGGGTGAGGATTGCCGAAGGGCAGTGTTGCGTTGAGCCCGTTATTTGGGGGGGGACTACTTCAACCGAAAATGATCTTTTTGAAATCGAGCGGGCGTATTTAAGGGCCCCGGCCAAAAATAATTCCACATCTTGCTTGTCTTTTTGCCTGTCACCGGCGTTACATCCACCGACAAATATCTCGATATGCGTCGACGGATGTGCCTTGTAGACGAACCAAAATCCGGCGCCATCTTGCGGGATTATTTATTACCGCGACCCTTACGTTGCAAAATTAAATTATGGCGCTTGCCGTGGTGCGAAAACTCCAGAATATTTCCACCCATTAAACCATAAAAGAAGCCGACCTCGATACCGATCTGGAACAGTTTGGCCGCCAGGGCGGTTTTTGAAAGGGCGCAGGCGGGAAGCTGGATCACGCCCAGTGACAGTTTTTTAACGGCTTTCAGAAGCCGTCCCCTCATTTGCTGCGGTGTCCCGTGAACCCTGAGGATATGCGCGGAATAGTTGCCCCTGTGCAGGGCGTAAACCACAAGCCCCCTGAAGGTGATCCGGGGGCCATGGTGATGGCGGTGGACGACCGCCTTTTCCGCTTTGACAATTCTTGCCCCGCTTCTTTCCGCACGAATGTAGAATTCCGTGTCACTGCCGCCGATCAAGGCGAACTCCGGCGAAAAAACCGGTCCCGCAGTTTTCAGTCTGGCCAGCAGGCGGCTGTCGATCAGGACGTTGCCCGAACCGATTCCCTGGGGGATGCCGAATTTGGTTTCACTTTTTCCACCGGAAGGAGCAAAAAGCGGGGAATTTTTCAGCCAGTCCGGCCACCGGGGATCCACCACGGCGGGTATGGCCCCGCAGACGATGTCGGCCCGGGTCTCCCACTGCTTTTGCATCAGTTTGTCCAGCCAGTCGGTT
This window contains:
- a CDS encoding glycosyltransferase → MTAAICICTFNRPELLARVLGVLRKLQTGTLKPEQISIIVVDNNPDGRVAAVCDRLRGQLPVRLVLIAEKRRGISFARNRAVDEALGAGFDFVAFIDDDDRPETDWLDKLMQKQWETRADIVCGAIPAVVDPRWPDWLKNSPLFAPSGGKSETKFGIPQGIGSGNVLIDSRLLARLKTAGPVFSPEFALIGGSDTEFYIRAERSGARIVKAEKAVVHRHHHGPRITFRGLVVYALHRGNYSAHILRVHGTPQQMRGRLLKAVKKLSLGVIQLPACALSKTALAAKLFQIGIEVGFFYGLMGGNILEFSHHGKRHNLILQRKGRGNK